One window of the Candidatus Dependentiae bacterium genome contains the following:
- the bamA gene encoding outer membrane protein assembly factor BamA has protein sequence MILTRAHFAKISFAILIFLTYSSSIRPEVPVTDESVEFQTTDELLAEESVLDDQEIVGEEEEIVAPARIRRVNQIIIAGNKLTPSSAILKYVPYKVGEIFDPRKSRELIRNLYFGLKRFRNITVEVEPIGQNFVDVYVITEEKHIIKEVEFTGNKQLSNKELMKAIEISELPALDEEELKILAQKIKKQYVEKGYHLIQIDTRLDIDDDGKAIAIFSINEGPRSVVKEIQFVGNKHITSKELRSIMITKEEWVLSFLDKSGMYQDERIEADKHFLSRYYQNKGFLQAKVVDVQMKMDKQKRISLIYEIEEGERYTIGKVKVPGNELLEEKVLLANIPVQSGQLYSPDRISNTIKALERIWGNHGYIFAHIEPSIEPNEDTKTVDLAFYSELGNKIKLNKVNIKGNKKTRDKIIRRKISLEEGELITQRHMDISKHNVESIGYFESRDGVNWKITRIGNDLADLDLFVKEAKTGNFNVQMGFGGVDFNSPASGFSVKGNLSDTNLFGSGIQLNADASWAKGEQTAAFRLAQPWLFDKPISAAIDLYHRRPSYDNFRNVQRAVNAKLTGGAASAGWITRSTYQILHDTQVLFSVGVDSVKYEQPPIANVIIGTPPSITAILNAEYQCILNKEFNPGTFAWIANYLEQNTMNHPIHTSRGYMWRIANKIAFPTFDDSMGFYKFTAETHWFTPLINEYDLIFHLHAFAGIVHVFNNHTTPFAELFHVGGQNSVRGYLFGQIGPRFVGDSIGASRALFWNAELVFPITGDMTMKGVVFYDGGAGFNNPFVDQCVDRCRVPDYVTGNNFDYRHAVGVGVRLLQPMPLKVDWGFKIDPRKDESASEVHFGMNVDW, from the coding sequence ATGATCTTGACACGCGCACACTTTGCAAAAATATCTTTTGCTATCCTTATATTTTTAACTTATTCGAGTAGCATTAGACCAGAAGTACCAGTAACAGATGAATCCGTAGAATTCCAAACGACAGACGAACTCTTGGCAGAAGAATCTGTACTTGATGATCAAGAAATTGTCGGAGAAGAAGAAGAAATTGTTGCTCCTGCACGCATCCGTCGGGTTAACCAAATTATTATTGCCGGCAATAAACTAACACCATCATCTGCTATTTTAAAATATGTACCATATAAAGTTGGTGAAATTTTTGATCCACGTAAATCACGTGAACTCATACGCAATTTGTACTTTGGACTCAAAAGATTTCGTAATATCACCGTAGAAGTTGAACCTATTGGGCAAAATTTTGTTGATGTATACGTTATAACAGAAGAAAAACATATCATTAAAGAAGTAGAATTTACTGGTAATAAACAGTTATCTAACAAAGAATTAATGAAAGCAATTGAAATTTCTGAGCTTCCTGCACTGGACGAAGAAGAACTCAAAATTCTTGCACAAAAAATTAAAAAACAATACGTAGAAAAAGGCTATCATCTAATCCAAATAGATACCAGATTAGATATTGATGACGATGGCAAGGCAATTGCTATTTTTAGTATTAATGAAGGCCCTCGTTCAGTCGTTAAAGAAATCCAATTTGTTGGTAATAAACACATTACAAGCAAAGAACTACGTAGCATCATGATTACCAAAGAAGAATGGGTCTTAAGCTTTTTAGATAAATCTGGCATGTATCAGGATGAACGTATTGAGGCGGACAAACATTTTCTGAGTCGCTACTACCAAAATAAAGGTTTTTTACAGGCTAAGGTAGTGGATGTTCAAATGAAAATGGACAAACAAAAACGTATCAGTTTGATCTATGAAATTGAAGAAGGCGAACGTTACACTATTGGCAAAGTAAAAGTACCTGGCAATGAACTATTAGAGGAAAAAGTTTTACTTGCCAATATTCCAGTCCAAAGCGGTCAATTATATTCACCGGATAGAATTTCCAACACAATCAAGGCATTAGAACGTATTTGGGGCAACCACGGATATATTTTTGCACATATTGAGCCATCTATTGAACCAAATGAAGATACCAAAACAGTAGATCTCGCATTCTATTCAGAACTTGGTAACAAAATTAAATTAAACAAAGTAAATATCAAAGGTAATAAAAAGACACGCGACAAAATTATTCGCCGTAAAATTTCACTTGAAGAAGGTGAATTAATTACGCAGCGCCACATGGATATTTCAAAACATAACGTTGAATCCATTGGCTACTTTGAATCACGTGATGGAGTCAACTGGAAAATTACGCGAATTGGTAATGACCTTGCCGATCTCGATTTATTTGTCAAAGAAGCAAAAACCGGTAATTTTAATGTTCAAATGGGCTTTGGTGGTGTTGACTTCAACTCTCCTGCTTCTGGTTTTTCAGTCAAGGGAAATCTATCTGACACGAACTTGTTTGGTAGTGGCATACAGCTGAATGCGGATGCAAGTTGGGCAAAAGGCGAACAAACAGCTGCATTCCGTTTGGCACAACCATGGTTGTTTGATAAGCCAATTTCAGCAGCTATTGATTTATATCATCGCAGGCCAAGTTACGATAACTTCAGAAACGTACAACGTGCAGTTAATGCAAAATTAACTGGCGGTGCTGCTTCTGCCGGTTGGATCACTAGATCAACTTACCAAATTCTTCATGATACCCAGGTATTATTCAGTGTTGGTGTTGATTCGGTCAAATATGAACAACCACCTATTGCTAATGTTATTATTGGTACTCCACCGTCAATTACTGCAATACTCAACGCAGAATACCAGTGCATTTTAAATAAAGAATTTAATCCAGGAACATTTGCATGGATTGCAAATTATTTAGAACAAAACACCATGAATCACCCAATTCATACCAGCCGTGGGTACATGTGGCGTATTGCCAATAAAATCGCTTTCCCGACGTTTGATGATAGCATGGGCTTTTATAAATTCACTGCAGAAACACATTGGTTCACGCCACTTATTAATGAGTATGATTTGATATTCCACTTGCATGCATTTGCCGGCATAGTACACGTTTTTAATAATCACACAACACCATTTGCAGAATTATTCCACGTTGGTGGTCAAAATAGCGTACGTGGTTACTTGTTCGGACAGATTGGTCCACGCTTTGTAGGAGACTCTATTGGTGCATCACGTGCATTATTCTGGAACGCTGAACTCGTATTTCCAATCACGGGTGATATGACTATGAAAGGGGTGGTATTCTACGATGGCGGCGCCGGATTCAATAACCCGTTTGTTGACCAATGCGTTGATCGTTGCCGAGTGCCTGATTATGTCACTGGTAATAATTTTGATTATCGGCATGCAGTTGGTGTTGGTGTTCGTTTACTACAACCAATGCCACTCAAAGTCGACTGGGGCTTTAAAATCGACCCACGTAAAGATGAAAGCGCATCTGAAGTACATTTTGGCATGAACGTTGATTGGTAA
- the cysS gene encoding cysteine--tRNA ligase, which produces MLKVTNTLTGKKEKFVPIHPDKVLMYVCGITPYDRAHIGHGRCYTSFDVLYRLLTFLGYQVKYVRNFTDIDDKLLKRAEQQLGDKFRYQEIANTFIKSYHDDMFALDTVKPHTEPRVTQNIDLIIDFIQGLIDKGHAYVAANGDVYFDVRSFKEYGKLSKRNIDELRAGARVDVKEEKKDPLDFALWKSEPEGQFWKSPWGYGRPGWHIECSALASYYLGDHIDIHAGGLDLVFPHHENEIAQSESLHGAPFARYWMHNGFVNMGVEKMSKSLGNIVALDDLLQKVDPMVVRYYYLSHHYRAPMEFSFELVQQAQKSYQKLITAFENIDAAGDYATMRTMPIVSKMLDFLCDDLNTPGMFGVIFEHLSDLKEDDQQAAATKLLLQQVLGLTLVPLTQKVVEITPEIQKLLDEREAARSTKNWDRADQIRDQLQKLGVVVQDRKN; this is translated from the coding sequence ATGCTCAAAGTGACCAATACATTAACTGGTAAAAAAGAAAAATTTGTTCCAATTCACCCAGATAAAGTTCTTATGTATGTGTGTGGTATTACGCCATATGATCGTGCACACATAGGCCATGGTCGGTGTTACACTTCATTTGATGTTTTGTATAGATTATTAACGTTTTTAGGGTACCAAGTAAAATATGTACGTAATTTTACTGATATTGATGACAAATTACTCAAACGTGCTGAACAACAACTCGGTGATAAATTTCGCTATCAAGAAATCGCAAACACCTTTATCAAAAGTTATCACGATGATATGTTCGCACTCGATACAGTCAAGCCGCATACAGAACCGCGTGTGACGCAAAATATTGATTTGATTATAGATTTTATTCAGGGCCTGATTGATAAAGGTCATGCATATGTGGCGGCAAATGGTGATGTGTATTTTGATGTTCGTAGCTTTAAAGAGTATGGCAAATTATCAAAACGCAATATTGATGAATTACGGGCAGGCGCTCGTGTTGATGTAAAAGAAGAAAAAAAAGATCCGCTTGATTTTGCATTATGGAAGTCTGAACCAGAGGGACAATTTTGGAAGAGTCCGTGGGGATATGGGCGTCCTGGATGGCATATAGAATGTTCAGCACTTGCTTCTTATTATTTGGGTGATCACATAGATATTCATGCTGGAGGTCTTGATTTAGTGTTTCCTCACCATGAAAATGAAATTGCACAATCCGAAAGCTTACATGGTGCTCCGTTTGCACGCTATTGGATGCATAATGGATTTGTGAATATGGGTGTAGAAAAAATGTCCAAGTCACTCGGTAATATTGTAGCTCTTGATGATTTATTACAAAAAGTTGATCCTATGGTAGTGCGTTATTATTACTTGAGCCATCACTATCGAGCGCCTATGGAATTTTCATTTGAACTTGTGCAACAAGCGCAAAAAAGTTATCAAAAATTAATAACGGCATTTGAAAACATTGATGCAGCAGGTGATTATGCTACTATGCGCACGATGCCTATCGTGAGTAAAATGTTAGATTTTTTGTGTGATGATTTAAATACTCCGGGGATGTTTGGGGTAATCTTTGAACATTTATCCGATCTGAAAGAAGATGATCAACAAGCCGCAGCTACTAAGTTATTGTTACAACAAGTGCTTGGACTTACCTTGGTACCACTTACTCAAAAAGTAGTAGAAATTACACCAGAAATTCAAAAACTTCTTGATGAACGTGAAGCAGCGCGTAGCACTAAGAACTGGGACCGAGCAGATCAAATTCGTGATCAGTTGCAAAAACTTGGCGTAGTAGTGCAAGATAGAAAAAATTAA
- the trxA gene encoding thioredoxin has translation MVVTITSENFESEVLNSPNPVVLDIYATWCGPCQQMAPVFEELATELGNIYKFAKLNVDESRDVAIRLGATSIPTFVFVKNGTIKGKEVGYMSKEDLQVKIEKHLK, from the coding sequence ATGGTTGTAACCATTACTTCAGAAAATTTTGAATCAGAAGTACTCAACTCTCCAAATCCTGTCGTACTTGATATTTATGCAACTTGGTGTGGCCCTTGCCAACAAATGGCTCCTGTGTTTGAAGAATTAGCAACAGAATTAGGCAACATCTACAAATTTGCAAAATTAAATGTTGATGAATCTCGTGATGTTGCAATTAGACTTGGCGCAACCTCAATCCCTACTTTTGTCTTTGTTAAAAATGGTACTATCAAAGGCAAAGAAGTCGGTTATATGAGCAAAGAAGATTTACAAGTAAAAATCGAGAAACATCTCAAGTAA
- a CDS encoding Bax inhibitor-1/YccA family protein yields MFTGQYPPYQYEDDVRSIMYAVYGWMTTALLLTAGVAYLVAQTPTLSTLLLEHRWLMLALVIGQISLVVVLTMFLNRMSTTGALIMFFVYAALLGVTLSSIFFVYEIGSIIIAFVITAGTFGTMAVYGYFTRTDLTTMGNISLMALFGLILGLVVNFFLRSPMLDYVLSAIGVLVFTLLVAYDVQKIKQIAKKMIVNEDLSPKIAIMGALTLYLDFINLFLYLLRFFGQQKEE; encoded by the coding sequence ATGTTTACTGGACAATATCCGCCATATCAATATGAAGATGATGTACGTTCAATTATGTATGCAGTATACGGCTGGATGACGACTGCATTATTACTTACAGCAGGCGTAGCATACCTTGTTGCACAGACTCCAACGTTATCTACTCTTTTGTTAGAACATAGATGGTTAATGCTAGCATTAGTAATAGGACAAATATCATTAGTAGTTGTGCTTACTATGTTTTTAAATCGCATGAGTACTACTGGTGCTCTTATCATGTTTTTTGTATATGCAGCTTTATTAGGGGTTACCTTATCTTCTATTTTTTTTGTATATGAAATTGGCTCAATTATTATTGCTTTTGTAATTACTGCAGGGACCTTTGGTACTATGGCGGTGTATGGGTATTTTACACGAACTGATTTGACAACAATGGGCAACATAAGCTTGATGGCTTTATTTGGTTTAATTTTGGGACTAGTGGTTAATTTCTTTTTAAGAAGTCCTATGCTTGATTATGTGTTATCTGCAATTGGCGTACTTGTATTTACGTTGCTTGTAGCATACGATGTGCAAAAAATTAAACAGATAGCTAAGAAAATGATTGTGAATGAAGACCTTTCGCCCAAAATTGCCATCATGGGTGCGCTTACCTTGTACTTAGATTTTATTAATTTATTTTTATATTTATTGCGATTTTTTGGACAACAAAAAGAAGAATAA
- a CDS encoding cache domain-containing protein, which yields MKNRLLVLSLLAMGVGLWMFNTKKNANQSLNYYMETDADVDEEADVNQEEPDTQQVVEKDLESLNIDLEKKRKSTQTLVQRAKEYINEHTLEDACSKFSHTKEFIDAELYVYVFNADGVVFAHGQDEDLIWQNLINLRDNFGSPMVQEIIDTGKKGGGWVTYQWRNATKHSWVQPVTKDGVDYVIGAGYYPHSKESTVVSLVKGAVALFDKVLERGQPAIEAFSDMSYPLGNFVFADLYLFVLNEKGELMAQGDRPNLIGTNVWDYKDTNGVLVNQEIIKKATESLEGIWVEYTSKRALKRSYAEKVKDKDGRLYFIICGYYPEETRDSAVDLLRKGYTFMKRSGKSAASDEFTDKQNDDFRYGDLYIVGYDMNGVCFAHGGNPELVGQNLWDARDEDGRYYVREIIEEAKKADRGWLTFKRNRSFQSVYFEPIDLGIGRFVLTCGLYPVSKKETVELLVDTAASSLKMRKREEALGAFVKRDGAFVSGDLDIFVFDDTGLCYAYGTEHDLIWRNLVGLKDDDGKPFIKLFINAVRGGDSKVSFKLNGSRKVADLAPVEKDGIRYVVGSSYYL from the coding sequence GTGAAAAATCGTTTATTGGTGTTAAGTTTATTAGCAATGGGTGTTGGTTTGTGGATGTTTAATACTAAAAAAAACGCAAATCAGTCACTAAATTATTATATGGAAACTGATGCAGATGTCGATGAAGAAGCAGATGTAAATCAGGAAGAGCCTGATACGCAACAGGTGGTTGAAAAAGATCTTGAATCACTGAACATTGATCTAGAAAAAAAACGCAAGTCAACACAGACGCTTGTGCAACGAGCCAAAGAATATATTAATGAACATACATTAGAGGATGCGTGTAGTAAGTTCAGTCATACCAAAGAATTTATTGATGCAGAATTATACGTATATGTGTTTAATGCTGATGGTGTTGTATTTGCACATGGACAGGATGAAGATTTGATTTGGCAAAACTTGATTAATCTACGTGATAATTTTGGATCACCTATGGTGCAAGAAATTATTGATACCGGTAAAAAAGGTGGCGGTTGGGTTACTTATCAATGGCGGAATGCAACTAAGCATTCGTGGGTCCAGCCGGTGACTAAAGATGGTGTTGATTATGTGATTGGAGCAGGTTATTATCCACATTCAAAAGAGAGTACGGTTGTCAGCTTGGTTAAAGGTGCTGTTGCATTGTTTGACAAAGTACTTGAACGAGGTCAGCCTGCCATAGAGGCATTCAGTGATATGAGTTATCCATTGGGTAACTTTGTTTTTGCAGACTTATATCTTTTTGTACTGAATGAAAAAGGCGAGCTTATGGCGCAAGGTGATCGACCAAATTTGATTGGTACGAATGTATGGGATTACAAAGATACTAATGGTGTATTAGTCAACCAAGAAATTATTAAAAAGGCGACCGAGTCACTAGAAGGTATTTGGGTTGAATATACTTCAAAACGTGCTCTCAAGCGTTCGTATGCAGAAAAAGTAAAAGATAAAGATGGCCGTTTGTATTTTATTATATGTGGGTATTATCCCGAAGAAACGAGAGACTCTGCAGTAGATTTATTACGTAAAGGGTACACTTTTATGAAACGGTCTGGTAAATCAGCAGCTTCGGATGAGTTTACTGATAAACAAAATGATGATTTTAGATACGGTGATTTATATATTGTTGGGTATGACATGAATGGCGTATGTTTTGCACATGGTGGTAATCCTGAGTTAGTTGGCCAGAATTTATGGGATGCTCGTGATGAAGACGGTCGCTATTATGTACGAGAAATAATTGAAGAAGCAAAAAAAGCCGATCGTGGATGGTTAACCTTTAAGCGTAATAGATCATTCCAATCAGTTTACTTTGAGCCAATAGACTTAGGCATAGGTAGGTTTGTATTAACATGCGGTTTATATCCTGTGTCTAAAAAAGAAACTGTTGAGTTGTTAGTCGACACGGCGGCAAGTTCATTAAAGATGCGTAAACGTGAAGAGGCACTTGGTGCATTTGTAAAACGTGATGGTGCATTTGTAAGCGGCGACTTAGATATTTTTGTATTTGATGATACAGGTCTATGTTATGCGTATGGCACAGAGCATGACTTAATTTGGCGTAATTTGGTTGGTTTAAAAGACGATGATGGCAAACCATTCATAAAGCTATTTATTAATGCGGTCCGTGGTGGTGACTCAAAAGTGAGTTTCAAATTAAATGGCAGCAGAAAAGTGGCAGATTTGGCACCGGTAGAAAAAGATGGCATTAGATATGTAGTTGGATCAAGTTATTATCTGTAA
- a CDS encoding DUF167 domain-containing protein gives MSLLLEIKVVPSSGRIAWAIDRSGQIKCFLKSPPEHGKANRELIKLIAQSLGLQQGQVRIVFGETSRKKRVKIDADISQTDILRILHLDQQVCLFDIKDK, from the coding sequence ATGTCTTTATTGTTAGAAATCAAAGTAGTGCCTAGTTCTGGCCGTATTGCCTGGGCAATTGACCGTTCAGGGCAAATAAAATGCTTTCTCAAAAGCCCACCGGAACATGGGAAAGCTAATCGCGAACTGATTAAATTAATAGCGCAATCATTAGGGCTACAACAGGGGCAAGTACGCATTGTATTTGGTGAAACATCACGTAAGAAACGAGTAAAGATTGATGCTGATATTTCTCAAACTGATATATTACGCATCTTGCATCTCGATCAACAAGTTTGTTTGTTTGATATTAAGGATAAGTGA
- a CDS encoding type II secretion system F family protein, with amino-acid sequence MPYFKWSGVNILGVWHKGRLFAPSITHLDNLLLQRGIALLKSQPSKLSFFARAISLQDTIQIFRQLAVLLDAGVLLPQALSLVADQINNPRLQEVIHTLADHVHAGIALSTVMQNYPTIFTTDMIQHVKVGEESGELVLALDALTTSLEMTHDFYTQLRSVLLLPLITLGFFVCIAGIIFTMIIPRFADFFASTQQEIPQLTKMLLRMSMFMRSWYMVCSIILLFGLFMLMRWYTKRDAGKYKLLALCMKIPGIKTIFIYRFLASFLHGLAMLLKGGMRLVPALHVVQSSTEGQLFAKQVTFVEQAVEGGSSLSNALVQVPNGLFGQDIIAMVMVGEESGQLANMLDRVAQAYHQKVKQQLAATTVLLQPLFMLLLGLLVTTLIFAVYGPIFNLANAVGF; translated from the coding sequence ATGCCTTATTTTAAATGGTCAGGAGTTAATATTCTTGGGGTATGGCATAAAGGGAGATTGTTTGCACCATCAATTACTCATTTGGACAATTTGTTATTGCAACGAGGAATTGCGTTACTCAAATCACAACCATCCAAATTATCTTTTTTTGCTCGAGCTATTTCATTGCAAGATACTATACAAATTTTCAGACAATTGGCCGTATTGCTTGATGCGGGAGTTCTGCTTCCACAAGCACTATCTCTTGTTGCAGATCAAATTAATAATCCGCGTTTGCAGGAAGTAATTCATACCTTGGCGGATCATGTGCATGCAGGTATTGCATTGAGTACGGTAATGCAAAATTATCCTACTATATTTACGACCGATATGATCCAGCATGTTAAAGTTGGAGAGGAGTCTGGTGAGCTAGTACTCGCACTAGATGCATTAACTACCTCCCTGGAAATGACGCATGACTTTTATACACAATTACGTTCAGTATTGCTATTACCACTCATAACGCTTGGTTTTTTTGTATGTATTGCTGGGATTATTTTTACAATGATTATTCCGCGATTTGCGGATTTTTTTGCATCAACACAGCAGGAGATTCCTCAGCTCACTAAAATGTTATTACGTATGAGTATGTTTATGCGTAGTTGGTATATGGTTTGTAGTATTATTCTGTTATTTGGTTTATTCATGCTTATGCGCTGGTATACCAAGCGTGATGCAGGCAAATATAAACTACTCGCTTTGTGCATGAAAATTCCTGGGATCAAGACGATATTTATCTATCGTTTTTTGGCTTCTTTTTTACATGGACTTGCTATGTTGCTCAAGGGTGGCATGCGCTTAGTGCCAGCCTTGCACGTGGTACAGAGCTCAACAGAAGGACAATTGTTTGCCAAGCAGGTTACCTTTGTTGAGCAAGCGGTAGAAGGTGGCAGTTCTCTGAGTAATGCCCTTGTCCAGGTTCCTAATGGCCTTTTTGGCCAAGATATCATAGCCATGGTTATGGTGGGTGAAGAATCGGGCCAGTTGGCCAATATGCTTGACCGAGTAGCGCAGGCATATCATCAGAAGGTTAAACAGCAGCTGGCAGCGACTACCGTCCTTTTACAGCCATTATTTATGCTTTTGCTGGGGTTATTGGTGACAACCCTTATTTTTGCTGTTTATGGCCCTATTTTTAACCTAGCCAATGCGGTGGGGTTCTGA
- a CDS encoding leucine-rich repeat protein, whose product MKKLGLILGLLATTSVATAMEELKWLEKEMTKQEAVEIEKELKQERPQQPVTIQTKNGKKITIAYTTAQKIPTIKGMIELAQDIAKTKGIIPIDETIQLQLIDFFTLVTIIKVVEQTYNHAPVLKQDPQFFATYSPTDIPAQVKKIVEQQLQVQAEEPVQISTFMNAAHFLGLQWVVIATAKVWIQKKYTLENAQKLGVIADVREIIQLYLEKKNIDEYSVADLVVLNLLPPLVNNNALNLSKQHIINLVGFHLIPSHVRQNIIALTLAGNQISSIQDNTFAGLDNLQALVLDDNQISSIQDNTFAGLDNLQALSLDNNQLSELKRTMFAGLNNLQALGLNSNSISSIQNNTFADLDNLQALVLDNNQISSIQDNTFAGLDNLQALSLDNNQLSELKRTMFAGLDNLQALGLNSNSISSIQDNTFADLNNLQVLGLNNNQLSELKRTMFAGFNNLQQLGLDNNHISSIQDNTFADLNNLQALALSSNQLSELKRTMFAGLNNLQQLGLNSNSISSIQDNTFADLNNLQVLGLNNNQLSELKRTMFAGFNNLQQLGLDNNHISSIQDNTFADLNNLQALALSSNQLSELKRTMFAGLNNLQQLGLNSNSISSIQDNTFADLNNLQVLGLDNNHISSIQDNTFADLNNLQALALSSNQLSELKRTMFAGLNNLQQLGLNSNSISSIQDNTFADLNNLQVLGLNNNQLSELKRTMFAGFNNLQQLGLDNNHISSIQDNTFADLNNLQALALSSNQLSELKPTMFAGLNNLQGLGLNNNHISSIQDNTFMGLNNLEALFLKNNSLDQATKDRIRQALPNVRVEF is encoded by the coding sequence ATGAAAAAATTAGGGTTAATACTTGGGTTATTAGCTACCACATCTGTAGCTACTGCCATGGAAGAACTCAAGTGGCTTGAAAAAGAGATGACCAAGCAAGAAGCGGTTGAAATAGAAAAAGAGCTCAAACAGGAACGGCCTCAACAACCAGTCACCATACAAACCAAAAATGGTAAAAAAATAACGATTGCCTATACAACGGCACAAAAAATCCCAACAATCAAAGGCATGATTGAACTTGCACAAGATATTGCAAAAACCAAAGGTATAATACCGATTGATGAAACAATACAATTACAATTGATAGATTTTTTCACTCTCGTTACCATAATCAAAGTGGTAGAACAAACCTATAATCATGCACCTGTACTTAAACAAGATCCTCAGTTTTTTGCAACATATTCACCAACAGACATTCCGGCTCAAGTTAAAAAAATAGTAGAACAACAATTGCAAGTCCAAGCAGAAGAACCGGTGCAAATAAGTACTTTTATGAACGCAGCACACTTCCTTGGTTTGCAGTGGGTTGTAATAGCCACGGCCAAAGTATGGATACAAAAAAAATATACGTTGGAAAATGCACAAAAATTGGGGGTTATTGCGGATGTTAGAGAAATAATACAACTATATCTCGAGAAAAAAAACATAGATGAGTACAGTGTAGCTGACTTAGTCGTATTAAATTTGTTACCACCACTGGTTAATAATAATGCACTTAACCTTTCAAAGCAACATATAATAAACCTTGTTGGTTTCCATTTGATACCATCGCATGTACGTCAAAATATAATAGCTCTAACCCTAGCTGGCAACCAGATATCTTCAATCCAAGATAATACATTCGCGGGTCTTGATAACTTACAAGCACTTGTTTTGGATGACAACCAGATATCTTCAATCCAAGATAATACATTCGCGGGTCTTGATAACTTACAAGCACTTAGTCTTGATAATAATCAACTATCAGAACTAAAACGTACTATGTTTGCAGGTCTTAATAACTTACAAGCACTTGGTTTGAATAGTAATAGTATATCTTCAATCCAAAATAACACATTTGCCGATCTTGATAACTTACAAGCACTTGTTTTGGATAACAACCAGATATCTTCAATCCAAGATAATACATTCGCGGGTCTTGATAACTTACAAGCACTTAGTCTTGATAATAATCAACTATCAGAACTAAAACGTACTATGTTTGCCGGTCTTGATAACTTACAAGCACTTGGTTTGAATAGTAATAGTATATCTTCAATCCAAGATAACACATTTGCCGATCTTAATAACTTACAAGTACTTGGCCTCAATAACAACCAACTTTCAGAACTAAAACGCACTATGTTTGCGGGTTTTAATAATCTACAACAACTTGGTCTTGATAACAACCATATATCTTCAATTCAAGATAACACATTTGCCGATCTTAATAATTTACAAGCACTTGCATTAAGCAGCAACCAACTTTCAGAACTAAAACGCACTATGTTTGCCGGTCTTAATAATCTACAACAACTTGGTTTGAATAGTAATAGTATATCTTCAATCCAAGATAACACATTTGCCGATCTTAATAACTTACAAGTACTTGGCCTCAATAACAACCAACTTTCAGAACTAAAACGCACTATGTTTGCGGGTTTTAATAATCTACAACAACTTGGTCTTGATAACAACCATATATCTTCAATTCAAGATAACACATTTGCCGATCTTAATAATTTACAAGCACTTGCATTAAGCAGCAACCAACTTTCAGAACTAAAACGCACTATGTTTGCCGGTCTTAATAATCTACAACAACTTGGTTTGAATAGTAATAGTATATCTTCAATCCAAGATAACACATTTGCCGATCTTAATAACTTACAAGTACTTGGTCTTGATAACAACCATATATCTTCAATTCAAGATAACACATTTGCCGATCTTAATAATTTACAAGCACTTGCATTAAGCAGCAACCAACTTTCAGAACTAAAACGCACTATGTTTGCCGGTCTTAATAATCTACAACAACTTGGTTTGAATAGTAATAGTATATCTTCAATCCAAGATAACACATTTGCCGATCTTAATAACTTACAAGTACTTGGCCTCAATAACAACCAACTTTCAGAACTAAAACGCACTATGTTTGCGGGTTTTAATAATCTACAACAACTTGGTCTTGATAACAACCATATATCTTCAATTCAAGATAACACATTTGCCGATCTTAATAATTTACAAGCACTTGCATTAAGCAGCAACCAACTTTCAGAACTAAAACCTACTATGTTTGCAGGGCTTAATAATCTACAAGGACTTGGATTAAACAACAACCATATATCTTCAATCCAAGATAATACTTTTATGGGCCTTAATAATTTGGAAGCTTTATTTTTGAAAAACAATTCTCTTGACCAAGCAACCAAGGATCGTATACGCCAAGCATTACCAAATGTAAGGGTTGAGTTTTAA